In bacterium, one genomic interval encodes:
- the hslV gene encoding ATP-dependent protease subunit HslV, producing MSNYHGTTILAVRRNGLAAIGGDGQLTLDDTIIKSKGRKVRKAFEDQVLVGYAGAAADALALLDIFEGKLKQHNGNLTLSAMDMAKEWRMDRNLRRLEADMVVMDKHKMYLISGLGEVIEPDDNIIALGSGGSFALSAGRALYQHTEMPAAEIVRAALLIASEICIFTNANLTIEELK from the coding sequence ATGAGCAACTATCACGGAACTACAATACTCGCGGTGCGCCGCAATGGTCTCGCGGCAATCGGCGGCGACGGACAGCTTACGCTCGATGACACCATTATCAAGAGCAAAGGGCGCAAGGTCCGCAAAGCCTTTGAAGACCAGGTGCTGGTCGGCTACGCGGGCGCGGCAGCCGATGCGCTCGCGCTGCTCGATATTTTCGAAGGCAAGCTCAAACAGCATAACGGCAATCTGACACTGTCCGCAATGGACATGGCCAAAGAGTGGCGCATGGATCGCAACCTGCGCCGCCTCGAAGCCGACATGGTCGTGATGGACAAGCACAAGATGTACCTGATTTCCGGTCTTGGTGAAGTCATCGAACCTGACGACAACATCATCGCGCTTGGTTCCGGTGGATCGTTCGCGCTTTCGGCGGGCCGCGCACTGTATCAGCACACCGAGATGCCCGCCGCGGAAATCGTGCGCGCCGCGCTCCTGATCGCCTCGGAAATCTGCATCTTCACCAATGCAAACCTGACGATCGAAGAGCTGAAATAG